A single region of the Thunnus maccoyii chromosome 10, fThuMac1.1, whole genome shotgun sequence genome encodes:
- the LOC121905535 gene encoding neuronal pentraxin-1 isoform X2, with the protein MEIMRNSQPLHMSTLLVPIVFSLLSLFLCPASANSGSDYDHGAHPRFICTPIPVDADPACFPTAGPGVGAAGPSGAGHQSVPPAGWWGASEEAKATILHLRESLVQQKETILDQRETIRELTAKLTLCEGFGRGARPHDNHHGTSSHSHHAGGAGSHHTYTDGGHYSNQQGHHGNSNLIPDSPHYPSVGGQRSDGGHSSNNHGKDKHVTPGEITSSPEQMERMLHALKERLDNLQQKRNTSITYSSSLKELLQRKINALEQQLHHRTAALGGPEHHDDDSGHRDNGDHHDDDHHGDGHPNEHKDDHNDHSDSGNHADHHEDSHNDDHHDGDGDDGDDGDDDHDDHNDHDDHNDNHYDDEHHSNEADSHSYLPHTGYRAPGPRAGFHSNKLETILNQLHLSGSNRKKPKSPVAFQISFPMRTNYMYGRVKRTLLQEIFALTLCLWIKAGVGPGLGTPFSYSAPGQANELVLIEWGNNPMELLIDDKAVTLPLSLSDEKWHHVCVTWSTRDGHWEAYQDGVQRGSGINLSPWHPIKPGGVFVLGQEQDTLGGRFDATQSFVGEMSDLHMWSHVLSSSDIYSLASCGSHLRGDVIAWSDTEVELHGGVARYPFDTCH; encoded by the exons ATGGAGATCATGAGGAACTCTCAGCCTCTACACATGTCCACGCTCCTTGTTCCCATTGTGTTTTCTCTACTTTCACTCTTCCTCTGCCCTGCATCTGCCAACTCAGGGTCTGACTATGATCACGGAGCGCACCCGCGTTTCATATGCACCCCTATTCCCGTGGATGCAGACCCTGCCTGCTTCCCCACAGCAGGCCCAGGCGTAGGGGCAGCAGGGCCCAGCGGAGCAGGGCATCAAAGTGTACCTCCTGCTGGCTGGTGGGGGGCGAGTGAAGAGGCCAAAGCCACCATCCTCCACCTCAGGGAGAGCCTTGTCCAACAGAAAGAGACCATCCTGGACCAGAGGGAGACCATTAGAGAGCTGACCGCCAAACTCACCCTGTGCGAGGGCTTCGGACGTGGCGCGAGGCCTCATGACAACCACCACGGCACGTCGTCGCACTCCCACCACGCAGGAGGAGCGGGCAGTCATCACACGTACACCGACGGTGGGCACTATAGCAACCAGCAGggtcaccatggaaacagcaACCTCATACCGGACTCACCGCACTACCCCTCAGTGGGGGGGCAACGATCTGATGGAGGGCATAGCAGCAACAACCATGGGAAGGATAAACATGTGACACCAGGGGAGATAACGTCGTCACCAGAGCAGATGGAGAGGATGCTGCATGCGCTGAAGGAGAGACTGGACAACCTGCAG CAGAAGAGGAACACATCTATTACCTACTCCAGCTCTCTGAaggagctgctgcagaggaAGATCAATGCTCTCGAGCAGCAGCTGCACCATCGCACCGCCGCCCTTGGTGGCCCGGAGCATCACGACGACGACAGCGGCCACCGAGACAACGGGGACCATCACGATGACGATCACCACGGTGACGGGCACCCGAATGAACATAAGGATGACCACAATGATCACAGTGACAGTGGAAACCACGCTGACCACCATGAGGACAGCCACAACGATGACCATCATGATGGAGACGGAGATGATGGAGATGACGGAGATGACGACCATGATGACCACAACGACCACGACGACCACAATGACAACCACTATGATGATGAGCACCACAGTAATGAAGCAGACAGTCACAGTTACCTTCCACACACAGGATACAGAGCTCCAGGCCCGAGGGCAGGTTTCCACTCAAATAAACTGGAAACGATACTCAATCAGCTGCACCTCTCAG GTTCCAACAGGAAGAAACCCAAAAGTCCCGTCGCCTTCCAGATTAGTTTCCCCATGAGAACCAACTACATGTACGGACGGGTGAAGAGGACTCTGCTTCAGGAGATCTTCGCTCTGACTTTGTGTCTGTGGATCAAGGCAGGCGTGGGGCCCGGCCTGGGGACGCCCTTCTCTTACTCCGCACCTGGACAGGCCAACGAGCTAGTGCTCATTGAGTGGGGCAACAACCCCATGGAGCTGCTGATTGACGACAAg GCGGTGACGCTACCTCTATCTCTGAGTGATGAGAAGTGGCATCACGTGTGCGTTACCTGGTCAACACGCGACGGACACTGGGAGGCCTACCAGGACGGGGTGCAGAGGGGGTCCGGGATCAATCTTTCCCCCTGGCATCCCATCAAACCTGGAGGGGTCTTCGTCCTGGGACAGGAACAG GACACTCTGGGAGGCCGTTTCGATGCCACGCAGTCCTTCGTGGGCGAGATGTCAGACCTGCACATGTGGTCTCATGTCCTGAGCTCCAGTGACATCTACAGCCTGGCCTCCTGCGGCAGCCACCTCAGAGGTGATGTCATCGCTTGGTCCGACACAGAGGTGGAGCTTCACGGAGGCGTCGCCAGATACCCCTTTGACACCTGTCACTGA
- the LOC121905535 gene encoding neuronal pentraxin-1 isoform X4, whose amino-acid sequence MEIMRNSQPLHMSTLLVPIVFSLLSLFLCPASANSGSDYDHGAHPRFICTPIPVDADPACFPTAGPGVGAAGPSGAGHQSVPPAGWWGASEEAKATILHLRESLVQQKETILDQRETIRELTAKLTLCEGFGRGARPHDNHHGTSSHSHHAGGAGSHHTYTDGGHYSNQQGHHGNSNLIPDSPHYPSVGGQRSDGGHSSNNHGKDKHVTPGEITSSPEQMERMLHALKERLDNLQKRNTSITYSSSLKELLQRKINALEQQLHHRTAALGGPEHHDDDSGHRDNGDHHDDDHHGDGHPNEHKDDHNDHSDSGNHADHHEDSHNDDHHDGDGDDGDDGDDDHDDHNDHDDHNDNHYDDEHHSNEADSHSYLPHTGYRAPGPRAGFHSNKLETILNQLHLSGSNRKKPKSPVAFQISFPMRTNYMYGRVKRTLLQEIFALTLCLWIKAGVGPGLGTPFSYSAPGQANELVLIEWGNNPMELLIDDKAVTLPLSLSDEKWHHVCVTWSTRDGHWEAYQDGVQRGSGINLSPWHPIKPGGVFVLGQEQDTLGGRFDATQSFVGEMSDLHMWSHVLSSSDIYSLASCGSHLRGDVIAWSDTEVELHGGVARYPFDTCH is encoded by the exons ATGGAGATCATGAGGAACTCTCAGCCTCTACACATGTCCACGCTCCTTGTTCCCATTGTGTTTTCTCTACTTTCACTCTTCCTCTGCCCTGCATCTGCCAACTCAGGGTCTGACTATGATCACGGAGCGCACCCGCGTTTCATATGCACCCCTATTCCCGTGGATGCAGACCCTGCCTGCTTCCCCACAGCAGGCCCAGGCGTAGGGGCAGCAGGGCCCAGCGGAGCAGGGCATCAAAGTGTACCTCCTGCTGGCTGGTGGGGGGCGAGTGAAGAGGCCAAAGCCACCATCCTCCACCTCAGGGAGAGCCTTGTCCAACAGAAAGAGACCATCCTGGACCAGAGGGAGACCATTAGAGAGCTGACCGCCAAACTCACCCTGTGCGAGGGCTTCGGACGTGGCGCGAGGCCTCATGACAACCACCACGGCACGTCGTCGCACTCCCACCACGCAGGAGGAGCGGGCAGTCATCACACGTACACCGACGGTGGGCACTATAGCAACCAGCAGggtcaccatggaaacagcaACCTCATACCGGACTCACCGCACTACCCCTCAGTGGGGGGGCAACGATCTGATGGAGGGCATAGCAGCAACAACCATGGGAAGGATAAACATGTGACACCAGGGGAGATAACGTCGTCACCAGAGCAGATGGAGAGGATGCTGCATGCGCTGAAGGAGAGACTGGACAACCTGCAG AAGAGGAACACATCTATTACCTACTCCAGCTCTCTGAaggagctgctgcagaggaAGATCAATGCTCTCGAGCAGCAGCTGCACCATCGCACCGCCGCCCTTGGTGGCCCGGAGCATCACGACGACGACAGCGGCCACCGAGACAACGGGGACCATCACGATGACGATCACCACGGTGACGGGCACCCGAATGAACATAAGGATGACCACAATGATCACAGTGACAGTGGAAACCACGCTGACCACCATGAGGACAGCCACAACGATGACCATCATGATGGAGACGGAGATGATGGAGATGACGGAGATGACGACCATGATGACCACAACGACCACGACGACCACAATGACAACCACTATGATGATGAGCACCACAGTAATGAAGCAGACAGTCACAGTTACCTTCCACACACAGGATACAGAGCTCCAGGCCCGAGGGCAGGTTTCCACTCAAATAAACTGGAAACGATACTCAATCAGCTGCACCTCTCAG GTTCCAACAGGAAGAAACCCAAAAGTCCCGTCGCCTTCCAGATTAGTTTCCCCATGAGAACCAACTACATGTACGGACGGGTGAAGAGGACTCTGCTTCAGGAGATCTTCGCTCTGACTTTGTGTCTGTGGATCAAGGCAGGCGTGGGGCCCGGCCTGGGGACGCCCTTCTCTTACTCCGCACCTGGACAGGCCAACGAGCTAGTGCTCATTGAGTGGGGCAACAACCCCATGGAGCTGCTGATTGACGACAAg GCGGTGACGCTACCTCTATCTCTGAGTGATGAGAAGTGGCATCACGTGTGCGTTACCTGGTCAACACGCGACGGACACTGGGAGGCCTACCAGGACGGGGTGCAGAGGGGGTCCGGGATCAATCTTTCCCCCTGGCATCCCATCAAACCTGGAGGGGTCTTCGTCCTGGGACAGGAACAG GACACTCTGGGAGGCCGTTTCGATGCCACGCAGTCCTTCGTGGGCGAGATGTCAGACCTGCACATGTGGTCTCATGTCCTGAGCTCCAGTGACATCTACAGCCTGGCCTCCTGCGGCAGCCACCTCAGAGGTGATGTCATCGCTTGGTCCGACACAGAGGTGGAGCTTCACGGAGGCGTCGCCAGATACCCCTTTGACACCTGTCACTGA
- the LOC121905535 gene encoding neuronal pentraxin-1 isoform X1 — protein sequence MEIMRNSQPLHMSTLLVPIVFSLLSLFLCPASANSGSDYDHGAHPRFICTPIPVDADPACFPTAGPGVGAAGPSGAGHQSVPPAGWWGASEEAKATILHLRESLVQQKETILDQRETIRELTAKLTLCEGFGRGARPHDNHHGTSSHSHHAGGAGSHHTYTDGGHYSNQQGHHGNSNLIPDSPHYPSVGGQRSDGGHSSNNHGKDKHVTPGEITSSPEQMERMLHALKERLDNLQQKRNTSITYSSSLKELLQRKINALEQQLHHRTAALGGPEHHDDDSGHRDNGDHHDDDHHGDGHPNEHKDDHNDHSDSGNHADHHEDSHNDDHHDGDGDDGDDGDDDHDDHNDHDDHNDNHYDDEHHSNEADSHSYLPHTGYRAPGPRAGFHSNKLETILNQLHLSAGSNRKKPKSPVAFQISFPMRTNYMYGRVKRTLLQEIFALTLCLWIKAGVGPGLGTPFSYSAPGQANELVLIEWGNNPMELLIDDKAVTLPLSLSDEKWHHVCVTWSTRDGHWEAYQDGVQRGSGINLSPWHPIKPGGVFVLGQEQDTLGGRFDATQSFVGEMSDLHMWSHVLSSSDIYSLASCGSHLRGDVIAWSDTEVELHGGVARYPFDTCH from the exons ATGGAGATCATGAGGAACTCTCAGCCTCTACACATGTCCACGCTCCTTGTTCCCATTGTGTTTTCTCTACTTTCACTCTTCCTCTGCCCTGCATCTGCCAACTCAGGGTCTGACTATGATCACGGAGCGCACCCGCGTTTCATATGCACCCCTATTCCCGTGGATGCAGACCCTGCCTGCTTCCCCACAGCAGGCCCAGGCGTAGGGGCAGCAGGGCCCAGCGGAGCAGGGCATCAAAGTGTACCTCCTGCTGGCTGGTGGGGGGCGAGTGAAGAGGCCAAAGCCACCATCCTCCACCTCAGGGAGAGCCTTGTCCAACAGAAAGAGACCATCCTGGACCAGAGGGAGACCATTAGAGAGCTGACCGCCAAACTCACCCTGTGCGAGGGCTTCGGACGTGGCGCGAGGCCTCATGACAACCACCACGGCACGTCGTCGCACTCCCACCACGCAGGAGGAGCGGGCAGTCATCACACGTACACCGACGGTGGGCACTATAGCAACCAGCAGggtcaccatggaaacagcaACCTCATACCGGACTCACCGCACTACCCCTCAGTGGGGGGGCAACGATCTGATGGAGGGCATAGCAGCAACAACCATGGGAAGGATAAACATGTGACACCAGGGGAGATAACGTCGTCACCAGAGCAGATGGAGAGGATGCTGCATGCGCTGAAGGAGAGACTGGACAACCTGCAG CAGAAGAGGAACACATCTATTACCTACTCCAGCTCTCTGAaggagctgctgcagaggaAGATCAATGCTCTCGAGCAGCAGCTGCACCATCGCACCGCCGCCCTTGGTGGCCCGGAGCATCACGACGACGACAGCGGCCACCGAGACAACGGGGACCATCACGATGACGATCACCACGGTGACGGGCACCCGAATGAACATAAGGATGACCACAATGATCACAGTGACAGTGGAAACCACGCTGACCACCATGAGGACAGCCACAACGATGACCATCATGATGGAGACGGAGATGATGGAGATGACGGAGATGACGACCATGATGACCACAACGACCACGACGACCACAATGACAACCACTATGATGATGAGCACCACAGTAATGAAGCAGACAGTCACAGTTACCTTCCACACACAGGATACAGAGCTCCAGGCCCGAGGGCAGGTTTCCACTCAAATAAACTGGAAACGATACTCAATCAGCTGCACCTCTCAG cagGTTCCAACAGGAAGAAACCCAAAAGTCCCGTCGCCTTCCAGATTAGTTTCCCCATGAGAACCAACTACATGTACGGACGGGTGAAGAGGACTCTGCTTCAGGAGATCTTCGCTCTGACTTTGTGTCTGTGGATCAAGGCAGGCGTGGGGCCCGGCCTGGGGACGCCCTTCTCTTACTCCGCACCTGGACAGGCCAACGAGCTAGTGCTCATTGAGTGGGGCAACAACCCCATGGAGCTGCTGATTGACGACAAg GCGGTGACGCTACCTCTATCTCTGAGTGATGAGAAGTGGCATCACGTGTGCGTTACCTGGTCAACACGCGACGGACACTGGGAGGCCTACCAGGACGGGGTGCAGAGGGGGTCCGGGATCAATCTTTCCCCCTGGCATCCCATCAAACCTGGAGGGGTCTTCGTCCTGGGACAGGAACAG GACACTCTGGGAGGCCGTTTCGATGCCACGCAGTCCTTCGTGGGCGAGATGTCAGACCTGCACATGTGGTCTCATGTCCTGAGCTCCAGTGACATCTACAGCCTGGCCTCCTGCGGCAGCCACCTCAGAGGTGATGTCATCGCTTGGTCCGACACAGAGGTGGAGCTTCACGGAGGCGTCGCCAGATACCCCTTTGACACCTGTCACTGA
- the LOC121905535 gene encoding neuronal pentraxin-1 isoform X3 gives MEIMRNSQPLHMSTLLVPIVFSLLSLFLCPASANSGSDYDHGAHPRFICTPIPVDADPACFPTAGPGVGAAGPSGAGHQSVPPAGWWGASEEAKATILHLRESLVQQKETILDQRETIRELTAKLTLCEGFGRGARPHDNHHGTSSHSHHAGGAGSHHTYTDGGHYSNQQGHHGNSNLIPDSPHYPSVGGQRSDGGHSSNNHGKDKHVTPGEITSSPEQMERMLHALKERLDNLQKRNTSITYSSSLKELLQRKINALEQQLHHRTAALGGPEHHDDDSGHRDNGDHHDDDHHGDGHPNEHKDDHNDHSDSGNHADHHEDSHNDDHHDGDGDDGDDGDDDHDDHNDHDDHNDNHYDDEHHSNEADSHSYLPHTGYRAPGPRAGFHSNKLETILNQLHLSAGSNRKKPKSPVAFQISFPMRTNYMYGRVKRTLLQEIFALTLCLWIKAGVGPGLGTPFSYSAPGQANELVLIEWGNNPMELLIDDKAVTLPLSLSDEKWHHVCVTWSTRDGHWEAYQDGVQRGSGINLSPWHPIKPGGVFVLGQEQDTLGGRFDATQSFVGEMSDLHMWSHVLSSSDIYSLASCGSHLRGDVIAWSDTEVELHGGVARYPFDTCH, from the exons ATGGAGATCATGAGGAACTCTCAGCCTCTACACATGTCCACGCTCCTTGTTCCCATTGTGTTTTCTCTACTTTCACTCTTCCTCTGCCCTGCATCTGCCAACTCAGGGTCTGACTATGATCACGGAGCGCACCCGCGTTTCATATGCACCCCTATTCCCGTGGATGCAGACCCTGCCTGCTTCCCCACAGCAGGCCCAGGCGTAGGGGCAGCAGGGCCCAGCGGAGCAGGGCATCAAAGTGTACCTCCTGCTGGCTGGTGGGGGGCGAGTGAAGAGGCCAAAGCCACCATCCTCCACCTCAGGGAGAGCCTTGTCCAACAGAAAGAGACCATCCTGGACCAGAGGGAGACCATTAGAGAGCTGACCGCCAAACTCACCCTGTGCGAGGGCTTCGGACGTGGCGCGAGGCCTCATGACAACCACCACGGCACGTCGTCGCACTCCCACCACGCAGGAGGAGCGGGCAGTCATCACACGTACACCGACGGTGGGCACTATAGCAACCAGCAGggtcaccatggaaacagcaACCTCATACCGGACTCACCGCACTACCCCTCAGTGGGGGGGCAACGATCTGATGGAGGGCATAGCAGCAACAACCATGGGAAGGATAAACATGTGACACCAGGGGAGATAACGTCGTCACCAGAGCAGATGGAGAGGATGCTGCATGCGCTGAAGGAGAGACTGGACAACCTGCAG AAGAGGAACACATCTATTACCTACTCCAGCTCTCTGAaggagctgctgcagaggaAGATCAATGCTCTCGAGCAGCAGCTGCACCATCGCACCGCCGCCCTTGGTGGCCCGGAGCATCACGACGACGACAGCGGCCACCGAGACAACGGGGACCATCACGATGACGATCACCACGGTGACGGGCACCCGAATGAACATAAGGATGACCACAATGATCACAGTGACAGTGGAAACCACGCTGACCACCATGAGGACAGCCACAACGATGACCATCATGATGGAGACGGAGATGATGGAGATGACGGAGATGACGACCATGATGACCACAACGACCACGACGACCACAATGACAACCACTATGATGATGAGCACCACAGTAATGAAGCAGACAGTCACAGTTACCTTCCACACACAGGATACAGAGCTCCAGGCCCGAGGGCAGGTTTCCACTCAAATAAACTGGAAACGATACTCAATCAGCTGCACCTCTCAG cagGTTCCAACAGGAAGAAACCCAAAAGTCCCGTCGCCTTCCAGATTAGTTTCCCCATGAGAACCAACTACATGTACGGACGGGTGAAGAGGACTCTGCTTCAGGAGATCTTCGCTCTGACTTTGTGTCTGTGGATCAAGGCAGGCGTGGGGCCCGGCCTGGGGACGCCCTTCTCTTACTCCGCACCTGGACAGGCCAACGAGCTAGTGCTCATTGAGTGGGGCAACAACCCCATGGAGCTGCTGATTGACGACAAg GCGGTGACGCTACCTCTATCTCTGAGTGATGAGAAGTGGCATCACGTGTGCGTTACCTGGTCAACACGCGACGGACACTGGGAGGCCTACCAGGACGGGGTGCAGAGGGGGTCCGGGATCAATCTTTCCCCCTGGCATCCCATCAAACCTGGAGGGGTCTTCGTCCTGGGACAGGAACAG GACACTCTGGGAGGCCGTTTCGATGCCACGCAGTCCTTCGTGGGCGAGATGTCAGACCTGCACATGTGGTCTCATGTCCTGAGCTCCAGTGACATCTACAGCCTGGCCTCCTGCGGCAGCCACCTCAGAGGTGATGTCATCGCTTGGTCCGACACAGAGGTGGAGCTTCACGGAGGCGTCGCCAGATACCCCTTTGACACCTGTCACTGA
- the cyth2 gene encoding cytohesin-2, which yields MTVDSEIFMPKSKAPKMDDLDYIPVDLSPEERSELEDIRRRKGVLLQEIQRLREELREAILEVEGLETSTEGSKTLQKSRHVAMGRKKFNMDPKKGIVFLVENELLRHTPEDIAQFLYKGEGLNKTAIGDYLGERDDFNIKVLQAFVDLHEFTDLNLVQALRQFLWSFRLPGEAQKIDRMMEAFAQRYCHCNPGVFQSTDTCYVLSFAIIMLNTSLHNPNVRDKPGVDRFISMNRGINEGGDLPEDLLRNLYESIKNEPFKIPEDDGNDLTHTFFNPDREGWLLKLGGRVKTWKRRWFILTDNCLYYFEYTTDKEPRGIIPLENLSIREVEDPRKPNCFELYIPNNRGQLIKACKTEADGRVVEGNHMVYRISAPTPEEKDEWIHSIKSAVSVDPFYEMLAARKKRISLKKKEEQP from the exons ATGACAGTCGACTCTGAAATATTTATGCCTAAAAGTAAAGCGCCCAAAATGGATGACCTGGACTACA TCCCAGTAGACCTGAGCCCAGAGGAGCGCTCTGAGCTGGAGGACATCCGCAGGAGGAAGGGCGTCCTGCTGCAGGAGATCCAGAGGCTCAGAGAGGAATTAAGAGAAGCCATTTTAGAGGTGGAGGGACTGGAGACCAGCACAGAGGGCAG TAAAACTCTACAGAAAAGTAGGCATGTGGCAATGGGAAGGAAGAAATTCAACATGGACcctaaaaag GGTATCGTGTTTCTTGTGGAGAACGAGCTGCTCAGACACACCCCAGAGGACATCGCTCAGTTCCTTTACAAAGGAGAGGGCCTCAACAAGACTGCTATAGGAGATTATCTCGGAGAAAG GGACGACTTCAACATTAAAGTTCTTCAGGCTTTCGTTGACCTCCACGAGTTCACTGATCTCAACCTCGTCCAGGCCCTCAG ACAATTCCTGTGGAGTTTCCGTTTGCCTGGTGAAGCCCAGAAGATTGACAGAATGATGGAGGCCTTCGCTCAGAGATACTGCCACTGCAACCCCGGCGTCTTCCAGAGCACCG ACACATGTTACGTGCTGTCATTTGCCATCATTATGCTGAACACCAGCCTCCATAACCCGAATGTGAGGGACAAACCTGGAGTGGACCGCTTCATCTCGATGAACCGAGGCATCAACGAGGGGGGAGACCTGCCGGAGGACCTGCTCAGG AATCTCTACGAAAGCATTAAAAATGAGCCCTTTAAGATCCCGGAGGATGACGGCAATGACCTGACACACACCTTCTTCAACCCCGACAGAGAGGGCTGGCTTCTCAAACTTG gGGGACGAGTGAAAACCTGGAAAAGGCGATGGTTCATTCTCACAGACAACTGCCTTTATTACTTTGAATACACCACA GACAAGGAACCGCGAGGTATCATTCCTTTGGAGAACCTTAGCATCCGAGAGGTAGAAGACCCGAGGAAACCG AACTGCTTCGAGTTGTACATCCCCAACAATCGCGGTCAGCTGATTAAGGCGTGTAAGACGGAGGCTGATGGGAGGGTAGTGGAGGGGAACCACATGGTGTACCGTATCTCCGCCCCCACACCTGAAGAGAAGGACGAATGGATCCACAGCATCAA ATCTGCTGTCAGCGTTGATCCCTTCTACGAAATGCTTGCTGCCAGGAAGAAACGTATAtcactgaagaagaaagaggaacaaCCATAG